The nucleotide sequence GCCGAGGTGCCCCCCGACATTGACTGCCAGGATAGGAATGCCATCACCGGCCAGATGCCGGGCAGCCGTTAACACCGTGCCATCTCCGCCCAACACCACTGCCAGATCGATTGGCTGGCTCACAGAAGCCAGAAAAACTGGATAGGGATTGTCCTTAGGACCACTGGGACCCTGTAAGACCTTACAGTTTCGGCTTTCCAACTGACGCGCACAGCTTTCAGCCACACGCTGGCTGACGGCATCTCCTGCCTTATGCGCAATAATGACCTGCTTCAGTTGCACAGCTTGAGAAGGGGTTAGTCGTTCGTTGTTCCTGGCTAGCTGCCTTGTCGTCAGGAGGATTTCCAGGTCAGAATCACCGGGCACGTCCTGAAGTGGGTTAGCCTGGACAACCTGTGCCATTCAGTTGCCAGTCGCCAGTTGACTAACAACACCAATCACCAGTCACTAACAACTTCCTTTGAGCCTACCATTTGAGCAGGTTAAATTGTTCCATGTCTACAGTGTCACGGTTACGGTAAATTGCCAGGACGATTGCCAACCCAACAGCCGCTTCTGCCGCTGCGATCGCAATTACAAAAGTGGTGAATACCTGTCCCTTCACTGTCTGGGGGTCTAAATAGTTGGAAAATGCCATCAGATTCAGATTGACCGCATTCAGCATCAGCTCAATTGACATCAGCACCCGTACAGCGTTGCGACTATTAATCAGCCCGTAAATACCAATGCAAAACAGCGCGGCAGCTAAGAGAAGAAACAATTGGAGTTGCATAGAAGTTGCTTGATTGCTCTGGTTAAGAATTCTGGTAGTCTGGCGGGCAGATTTTGAAGGGTTGCAAACCCTTCAAAACCTCGTAAACCAGTTTTTCTGAGTTTAAACTACCAGGCAACGTTCCTTTGGTGAAATACCAGTCAGAACAGGATGAACCTACATCCGCTCACGGCTGCCGGGCACTGTACCAACCAACTCACGCGGGCGTTCTGGCAACATCAGAACAGGTTGCTGAACATCCCCTGCAACAGATTCTGGAATGAACTCCCGCCGTGCCAAAATCACAGCACCAATCAGCGCCATCAGCAGCAACACTGATGCCAGCTCAAAAGGCAGCAGAAAGTCACTGAAGAAATGCTTGCCAATCGCCACAATCGCAGAATTACCAGCACCCACCTGACTTGAAAATGCCCAGGGTGTAATCCAGATCATCGTTGCCAGCAGCAGGAATAGACCGACGCAGACCAGTCCCGTTGCGGCTTTCCGGATCCAGGCTTTCGGTAAAGGGACAAAGTCCTGACGTTTGTTCACCAGCATAATGGCAAACAAAATCAAGACATTGACAGCCCCCACGTAGATTAATACCTGAGCCGTGGCTACAAAGTCGGCATTTAAGAGCAAATATAGCCCCGCCATGCTGATAAACACACCACCCAGCAAAAAGGCTGAGTAGACAATATTTGAAATCAGGACAACCCCCAGGGCTGCCCCAATCATCATCAGAGCCAGTAGCCCAAACGAAACAACTTGAACACCTTCAGCCAGATTCACTGTAGTTAAGCTCCTATCGAACTTGTCCGTCGCCAGTCGTCCGTGTTACGAACCGTAACCAGCGACCAAAATGCCCCATGCCCAAATTACGATTTTTCTATCTGCTCTAAAATTTCTTCAGGACGCTGTCCAGCCCGACGAGCATCCGCTGGCAAATCGTGGGGAGAAATGACTCCCTTCGGCAGGTATGCCAGTTCCCTTAGCGGGGTCACCATTGGATCGTTGGTTACCTTATAGGGCAGACGACCGAGCGCAACGTTGTCATAATTTAACTCGTGGCGGTCATAGGTCGAAAGCTCATACTCTTCTGTCATTGACAGACAGTTCGTTGGGCAAAACTCCACACAGTTACCGCAGAAAATACAGACCCCAAAGTCAATACTGTAATGCTTAAGTTCCTTCTTTTTCATTTCTGGGTTAAATTCCCAATCCACTACCGGTAGATTGATGGGACAAACCCGAACACAGACCTCACAGGCAATGCACTTATCAAACTCAAAGTGGATTCGTCCCCTGAACTGCTCTGAAGGAATGAGCTTTTCGTAGGGATACTGAACCGTTACCGGACGCCGCTGCATATGGTCGAACGTGACCGACAACCCCTGACCAATATAGCGGGCTGCCTGGACAGCCTCTTTGGTGTAGTCGCCAACTTGTTTAAGAAACTTCAGCATAGGACAGTTTTTGAAGAATTAAGAGTGGAGGATAACGTCTAAATGGGTTAGGGCACTTTTTGAACGGGACTTAGACTTTGCCGTTATATCGGGTAAGAGGAAGGATAAAAAGGATAAAGGAGACAGGAATAGGTTTGGAAACAATATCGACTGAACTTAATCAATCACTTTTTATCCTTCATTTTTCCCAACCCTCAACCGCCAAATGCCGCAGGAAATGCCAGTTTCAACCCGGCGGTCAATAAAAGATTCACAAGGGATACCGGCAGCAGGAATTTCCAGCCCAGGTCTAACAACTGGTCAATTCGAACACGAGGCACGGTCCAGCGTAGTAGAATGGCCAGAAATACCAGAAAGTAAGCCTTCAGCAACGTCATCACAATTCCCAGAGAGGCGGTGACAATCTGAAAGATGGGATTCGCCTCAGCGACCCCCAGCCAGTTGGCAACCAGATTGAGCGGAATCGGAAACTCCCAACCACCCAGGTAAAGAACAGCAACCAGCAAGGCTGAGAGCACTAAATTGACGTAAGCTCCCAGGTAGAAAAGGGCAAACTTCATCCCTGAATATTCAGTTTGATAGCCCGCAACCAGCTCTTCTTCTGCTTCTGGCAGGTCAAATGGAATCCGCTCACACTCTGCCAGAGCAGCGATCCAAAAAATTAAAAAGCCAATCGGTTGGCGCCAGATGTTCCAACCTAGGATGCCATAGCCCGCTTGCTGATCCACAATGTCAACGGTGCTGAGTGAATTAGACATCATGGCGATCGCCAATACCGAAAGCGCCAAGGGAATTTCATAGCTGATAGACTGCGCGGCTGCCCGTAACCCACCCAGCAGGGAATATTTGTTATTCGAGGCATATCCCGACATCAACAGTCCGATCGGGGCTATGCTGGATAGGGCAATCCAGAGAAAAACCCCCATGCCCACATTAGTCACTACCAGATTCTGCCCGAACGGTACGATCATGTAGGACAGAAAAACTGGAATTACGACAATAACGGGACCCAGGGTAAACAAAAGCCCATCCGACTTGGCTGGAATCACGTCCTCCTTAAAGATGAGCTTCAATCCATCTGCAACGGGTGCCAGCACACCCAGGGGACCAATGTACTCTGGACCAATCCGCTGTTGTGCTGCTGCCGAAATTTTTCGCTCTAACCAAACCGTGACCAGAACCCCTACCGTTGCCCCAATAATCATCAACAGCATGGGCAGGGGCATCCAGATGGCCTTGGCTGCCCCTGCCGGCAGACCCAAATCCATCAAAGACCGAACGAAGATTTCCTGTACGTCGATTCCTGAGTTCATTTCCTACCTAACTCAAGCAACTACTCAACCTCTACTCAAATCCCATACACAACTCAAGAAATCATCTCAAGCCCCGTCCCCAGTGTACAGGTAAAGACATCTTTACATTATGTATGCGTCCTTAGTATATCTCTGGATGGGCTTACAAGACAGGTCAATGCCATGAATATCTTAAGCACGCAGGTATAGAGAAAACCATACCCTATACCCTGCATTCCCTCGTCAAACAAGAAGGCGTTGCTGATTTGGGGGATGACTTGAGCTTTATATATTGGGCTTTGTATAGCAGTAGCCATCCAGGTCAGGATGAATTAAAACGCTCAAAGCCTCATCCTGTCATCCTTTTTGCCTGTACCCCGTTCCCTGCCCCTGTCCCCTGCAATATGAATGGAAACATCGTTCCAATTTATACCGCTATTCAGCAGCGCCAAAAAGAAGCCCCCAGAACCAAAAATCTGAGGGCTGGAGTTCCTGAAAATCGTCACTGTCGTTATCCTGGCAAGGGTTTCAGGGAAAAGCAAGAGGGGTGACGCCCATCATTCAGAGGAATGTGTCAGAGGAATGTGCGACGGGAAAAGACCTGATGGGAAAGCATAAATCTTGACCCTAACTTCAACGCTCCTCAATCGAAACGTAAGGAACCTCATGCAGCCCCGTATAAATTTGAGTGGGGCGGAAAATTCGATTTTCCCCGAGTTGCTCTTTCCAGTGGGCCAGCCAGCCGGCTGTGCGAGAAATGGCAAATACCGGGGTAAACAGGTCGGTTGGAATACCCAATTTTCGATAAACCAGACCAGAATAGAAATCTACGTTGGGATAGATACCCTTGTGCCCCAGCTTTTCTGCTACCGCCTGTTCCAGTTCAACCGCAACGTCATAGTATTTATCCCGTCCGTACTTCTCAAATAGCTTTTCTGCCAGTTGTTGCAGAATCGTGGCTCGCGGGTCTTTGACTTTGTAAACCCGGTGTCCAAAGCCCATGATTTTCGCTTTACCACTCAACTGTTCGTCCAGCCAGGGCCGTACATTTTCTACCGAGCCAATTTCCTCCAGCATCCAGATGACTTCTTCACTGGCTCCTCCATGCAGGGGACCTGCCAGGGTGCCTACCGCAGAAGCCACGACAGCGTAAGGATCTGTCAGGGTAGAAGCGGTCACCATGGCCGAGAAGGTAGAAGCGTTGATGGTATGCTCTGCATGGAGAATCAAACTGACCTCAAAAATGTGCGCAGGAAGTGGATCTGGCTCCTGTTCATTCAGCATGTACAAAAAATTGGCACCGTAGCTCAGGTCATCCCGGGGCTGGACTGGATCGTTCCCCTTTCGCATCAACTGAAAGGCGGCGACCATGGTTGGTATTTTGGCTAACAGACGAATGGCCGCAGCACGGATGTAAGCAGGATCGTCGAGGGCACGGCGAGAATAAAAAAGACCCAGGGCAGCCGCACAGGCTTGTAGAGCATCCATTGGATGACCACTTTCAGGAAAGCACTTCATCATGTCGCGGATGCGATACTTGAGCCGCCGATGGTGGGTAATTTCATGTTCGAAAAGCTCAAGCTCTTCCCTGGTCGGTAACTCGCCCCAAATCAGGAGGTATGCTGTTTCCAGGAATGTGCTTTTTTCTGCCAGTTGGTTGATTGGAATCCCTCGATACTCTAAAATTCCCCGCTGTCCATCCACAAAACTAATGCTAGATTGGGTTGCAGGAATGCCTTCTAACCCTGCCCTATATTCGCAGACAGTCATGGTTCCACCGTTTACTTAAGAAATAGGATTACTCACGCTAACTTATCAGAAGTCTAGAAACTGTATCTTCCTAGTCCAGTTAATGGGTTAGTCCTTTCTGACAATTTGTTCAGATATGGCGATCCTGATCTGGAGTGTGAGAAAGAATTTTCCGGGAATCCTTTCTCACAAAGCCTCTCACTCTCACAACTGATTCAGGACTGCTATATCTGAAATGATTAGCCCGGGCTGATTTGCCAGGTGAATTCTTACAATTTCAGCGATCGCGCCCCAAATTGCAACCAAAAGCACAATTCCGCAAAAAAATGTCGCGCAATATCAAAAATAGTTAACATTATAAATAGGGACGTTCCAGGTATGTCCTGTCCCCTACAGGTTCGCATCTGCTACAAACCTGCGATCTATACAAACCTGCATCTCTCAAACTTGCACTTCCTTGCGCTTTCTTTCTTTGCAGTTTTACAGATCTCGACGCCATTGCTTACTTGCACAAGCCCGTGGGTTCTCCCAGGTTTCTGTAGCCTGAGACGGGAGAATCCGTCGGCTTTTTTTGTCCGCTCAAATTAGGAGTTTTATGACCCATAGACAATCTCGCCGTCAGCACCACACCAATTCCAGTACAGACCACCTTGCAGCCAAATCAGGGCATGAACGCTCCCGGACACTGCGCGAACACCTCAAACAAGAGCACTCCAGTTCCCAGCCCAGAAGGGGCGATCGCACCCACCATTCCAGCCTGACTACCTTAATTGAACGAGACGCTCCCCTGCAAGCTCACAGTGGGTTGGTTCTGATGTATGGTCCTTTCCAGGCAGAACTGCTTCCCCAGGAGGGGCGGGGAGTGGCTTCCTGGCTCAAGGATTGCGTTCATAAACATGGGATTCCGAGTCTTGTGCGCTTTGACTACCGTCGGCGAGCCCAGATATTCCGCCGTGATCAGTTTCAACCCTGGCTTGAGCCGCTTTTGAGCAAAATTTCAAGCTAATGCGTCTGCATTCGACAAAATTTGCGTATTTGCACCGTAGCTGGATAAGTAACCTGTAAAGGCATGATTGAGAAGGTACAATTGGGCATGACGATGCTGCCGAATAGCCGTATGAATTGAAAGGCTTCAACTCATACAACGCTCAATTCATTATCCAAAGTCAGCAACGCCTGCATGACAGGATTTAGAATGCCCCGTGCCAGTTCGATTTTTGTGTCCCTGCTACCATCGTTGCCAGAGATTACGTTCTGTCAAGACTAAATCTCTGACTGCGGGTGATGGTTCCCAGATGCTGCTGGAGAGCCACGTGAATTGGAATTTTGCTTCAATTTCGTTTTTTCTGGCAGCAGCAGTTTCGGCAACCAAAGTAGATGGGTCTTCGCTTTAGAACCGTCAGGATTTTTCTGTGAGCGTCTACGCTATGATTTGTCAGGATGATTGCATAGCTAAACAAGGTGCAAACGAGCCGATACGTCAGCGATCGCTGCGTCCCAACCCTTTCACTGCGTATCGGGATCCAAACACTGGGCGATGGATGATTGTGCTGCCTCTACCCTGTGAAGAGGCGGCTGCCAGAACAAACAATCCTCTCAGCCGGGTTGAAGAAATGGCCCAAAGCCTGTCTGAAACGCTTTAGCTTTCCGATCATGACATCCTGAATGGGTGTCGGACAGGCTTTCAATCAACCTGAAGCTTTATCACTGGATGGCTCCTCCATCGGATTGGCGGTGAAAGAAGAGAGCATTGTTTTGAACTCACGGATATCACTGAGGATTTGCTCATTTAAGTTCAAAATATAAGCTCGTCTTTCGTTCATCAATTCCGTTAAGCTATCGCTATTTTCGATAAATGGGCGTGTATGCCTGAATTCATACTTTTTATTCAGGAATACAGAGTATATCTGGTACAGGATGTGATCGCTGGGTCGGTAACCCAGGCTGGTGATGTCAAACAGTGAAAAATTCCTGGTTCCCAAAAAGTTATAAATGTCCAGAAAGTTACCACTGCTGTTTAAGTCATAGAATATATCTGTCTCAAGAATAATAGCCGAAGTGTCATCTAATAAATGGGTGGCTCCCTGTAAGGCGCTAAATTCTGCACCCTCAATATCCATTTTGATCAGGTAGGGAGGCGGTAACTGGACCTCTGAGACCAGTGAATTTAGGGTTCTGGCTTCGACCAGGGTTTCATCGGTATCTGCTTCATTGAGCTGGCTAAAAGACTGGTTGAGTTTACTCCAATAGGCATGTTTGCCCTGGCGAAGCCTGATCTGACCATTGAAAGATGAAGCGCAGACGATGCGATAGTGCCCCCCGACGACCTCCTGAATTTTCTGGAGGCTATCTCGATAGATTTCCTGCGCATCAATATTCAATAATTCGATTTCGCCTTCAAATAAATTCCAGCATTGCAGGGCAAAATTTCCATCGGCACACCCGACATCAATGAGCGATTTGATCGGGACATTACCATTTTTAAGAAGGATTAAGGAGGCAATAAAAGAGCCTCTTTCAATATCGCTATTACCGTGTTGCTCCATACTGACTCCGTATTAATTTC is from Leptothermofonsia sichuanensis E412 and encodes:
- the nuoK gene encoding NADH-quinone oxidoreductase subunit NuoK is translated as MQLQLFLLLAAALFCIGIYGLINSRNAVRVLMSIELMLNAVNLNLMAFSNYLDPQTVKGQVFTTFVIAIAAAEAAVGLAIVLAIYRNRDTVDMEQFNLLKW
- a CDS encoding NADH-quinone oxidoreductase subunit J; this encodes MNLAEGVQVVSFGLLALMMIGAALGVVLISNIVYSAFLLGGVFISMAGLYLLLNADFVATAQVLIYVGAVNVLILFAIMLVNKRQDFVPLPKAWIRKAATGLVCVGLFLLLATMIWITPWAFSSQVGAGNSAIVAIGKHFFSDFLLPFELASVLLLMALIGAVILARREFIPESVAGDVQQPVLMLPERPRELVGTVPGSRERM
- the ndhI gene encoding NAD(P)H-quinone oxidoreductase subunit I, whose protein sequence is MKFLKQVGDYTKEAVQAARYIGQGLSVTFDHMQRRPVTVQYPYEKLIPSEQFRGRIHFEFDKCIACEVCVRVCPINLPVVDWEFNPEMKKKELKHYSIDFGVCIFCGNCVEFCPTNCLSMTEEYELSTYDRHELNYDNVALGRLPYKVTNDPMVTPLRELAYLPKGVISPHDLPADARRAGQRPEEILEQIEKS
- the nuoH gene encoding NADH-quinone oxidoreductase subunit NuoH, encoding MNSGIDVQEIFVRSLMDLGLPAGAAKAIWMPLPMLLMIIGATVGVLVTVWLERKISAAAQQRIGPEYIGPLGVLAPVADGLKLIFKEDVIPAKSDGLLFTLGPVIVVIPVFLSYMIVPFGQNLVVTNVGMGVFLWIALSSIAPIGLLMSGYASNNKYSLLGGLRAAAQSISYEIPLALSVLAIAMMSNSLSTVDIVDQQAGYGILGWNIWRQPIGFLIFWIAALAECERIPFDLPEAEEELVAGYQTEYSGMKFALFYLGAYVNLVLSALLVAVLYLGGWEFPIPLNLVANWLGVAEANPIFQIVTASLGIVMTLLKAYFLVFLAILLRWTVPRVRIDQLLDLGWKFLLPVSLVNLLLTAGLKLAFPAAFGG
- a CDS encoding citrate synthase — its product is MTVCEYRAGLEGIPATQSSISFVDGQRGILEYRGIPINQLAEKSTFLETAYLLIWGELPTREELELFEHEITHHRRLKYRIRDMMKCFPESGHPMDALQACAAALGLFYSRRALDDPAYIRAAAIRLLAKIPTMVAAFQLMRKGNDPVQPRDDLSYGANFLYMLNEQEPDPLPAHIFEVSLILHAEHTINASTFSAMVTASTLTDPYAVVASAVGTLAGPLHGGASEEVIWMLEEIGSVENVRPWLDEQLSGKAKIMGFGHRVYKVKDPRATILQQLAEKLFEKYGRDKYYDVAVELEQAVAEKLGHKGIYPNVDFYSGLVYRKLGIPTDLFTPVFAISRTAGWLAHWKEQLGENRIFRPTQIYTGLHEVPYVSIEER
- a CDS encoding FkbM family methyltransferase, translated to MEQHGNSDIERGSFIASLILLKNGNVPIKSLIDVGCADGNFALQCWNLFEGEIELLNIDAQEIYRDSLQKIQEVVGGHYRIVCASSFNGQIRLRQGKHAYWSKLNQSFSQLNEADTDETLVEARTLNSLVSEVQLPPPYLIKMDIEGAEFSALQGATHLLDDTSAIILETDIFYDLNSSGNFLDIYNFLGTRNFSLFDITSLGYRPSDHILYQIYSVFLNKKYEFRHTRPFIENSDSLTELMNERRAYILNLNEQILSDIREFKTMLSSFTANPMEEPSSDKASG